One window from the genome of Oryza glaberrima chromosome 3, OglaRS2, whole genome shotgun sequence encodes:
- the LOC127765494 gene encoding transcription termination factor MTEF1, chloroplastic-like yields MRHATSHSLLLCSNRREDDDEVARAAMPLCSFYASTSLPVAKPHSLPSSSSSKPYTATPAPTPTAASASASAAALSLHLPELPSRVKDKILSLELMGVDYGRALALNPALRDAAPESIHAVVTFLQSRGLHFKDLGRVFGMCPSLLTASVRADLRPVFAFLTDDLGIPDTAYRRVVVKCPRVLACSVRDQLRPALLYLRRLGFRDARALAFQDPILLVSSVERTMIPKLDFLAGLGMHRDDAVAMVLRCPALFTFSIERNYKPKFEYLVAEMGGGVHDIKAFPQYFTFSLDKRIAPRHRAAADAGVSLPLPDMLKATDEEFMEMLDKEIELQKQAA; encoded by the coding sequence ATGAGACATGCCACTTCACACTCTCTTCTTCTCTGCTCGAATCGgagggaagacgacgacgaggtcgcccGCGCAGCAATGCCGCTCTGCAGCTTCTACGCCTCCACCTCCCTCCCCGTCGCCAAGCCccactccctcccctcctcctcctcctccaagccctacaccgccacgccggcgccgacgccgacggcggcgtcggcgtcggcgtcggcggcggcgctgtcgctGCACCTGCCCGAGCTGCCGTCGCGGGTGAAGGACAAGATCCTGAGCCTTGAGCTGATGGGGGTGGACTACGGGCGCGCGCTGGCGCTGAACCCGGCGCTCCGCGACGCGGCGCCGGAGTCCATCCACGCCGTGGTGACGTTCCTCCAGTCGCGGGGGCTCCACTTCAAGGACCTCGGCCGCGTGTTCGGCATGTGCCCGTCGCTGCTCACCGCCAGCGTCCGCGCCGACCTCCGCCCGGTCTTCGCCTTCCTCACCGACGACCTCGGCATCCCGGACACCGCCtaccgccgcgtcgtcgtcaagTGCCCCCGCGTCCTCGCCTGCAGCGTCCGCGACCAGCTCCGCCCGGCGCtcctctacctccgccgcctcggcttCCGCGACGCCCGCGCCCTCGCCTTCCAGGACCCCATCCTCCTCGTCTCCAGCGTCGAGCGCACCATGATCCCCAAGCTGGACTTCCTCGCGGGGCTCGGCATGCAccgcgacgacgccgtcgccatggTGCTCCGCTGCCCGGCGCTCTTCACCTTCAGCATCGAGCGCAACTACAAGCCCAAGTTCGAGTACCTCGTCGCCGAgatgggcggcggcgtccacgacATCAAGGCGTTCCCGCAGTACTTCACCTTCAGCCTCGACAAGCGGatcgcgccgcgccaccgcgccgccgccgacgccggcgtctcgctgccgctgccggacATGCTCAAGGCCACCGACGAAGAGTTCATGGAGATGCTCGACAAGGAGATCGAGCTGCAGAAGCAGGCAGCTTAA
- the LOC127765490 gene encoding uncharacterized protein LOC127765490, with amino-acid sequence MREEVRSSSGAAAEPPPTPVASSAGPSSPAMQANVASIDWSGSRQASRVDSSSHVAPHAHQPSHSFDATGTALDSAPSCRPWERGDLLRRLATYKPTTWASRPKAASSLACARRGWVNVDMDKIECESCGAHLIFSTLTSWSPAEVSNAGEAFAEQLDASHHNSCPWRGNSCADSLVQLHLTQSALIGGFKDRCDGLLQFTSLPVIASSAIEHMRLTRSSQIDRLLSQSITFLSGELSYKAESTTGIDIQQDSSCSYSKARKLISLCGWEPRWLPNVQDCEENSTHSAKNADSVEPFFPRFAEHQKNSFSGSAKKDKGKGKRPLKDSGCSMRSPLLDCSFCGSTVKIWDFRSVSRPCRFSPNNIDAPETGKKLALTRGISAASGINEWVTDGMERDPAEGRDEEATNEGKSLSNAGVDLNLTMAGGLPSIQSSIPIASERFNGGLGRDLMIGQPTGSEVGDHATSYESRGPSSRKRNHEEGGSTVDKPQDRLQHADSIEGSVIDRDGEEVDDAVQDSDIPNKRSRGFDLFGSYLPSSSGAGPSRNFCFDPDADAGKFSHARAAGLAAVDRDSMRESSVAAMDTVHSADEDSMESVEYYPGDGNDIDMPSSSAHRNIEMDDVLDLNYSNQAQQSACVQPASGSDGREIGGSSTNEGEEVLDAVTAPAFARDQLSVGISGGSVGMGASHEAEIHGIDVSLQRAESVVGDAEPNTELTETMGHTGESVPGPGLMDEFVPDEVDRQEPHGDSQDMVSQSVGQADSGSKIYGSTKADSVESGEKIGGHAVGHASRMHPSLSCNAGMQTGLDVSKEEVTQAGKLLIADDVPMGLDYDPQNGLGATNGENDFESGLPEFDPVKHHNSYCPWVNGTVAAACCSNTESSSSSSPLSGWQLTVDALDTFQSLGQAQNHAMRSDSAASLYMDDHVTPNHKLARRASVSRSHGKC; translated from the exons atgcgggaggaggtgaggagctcgtcgggggcggcggccgAGCCGCCTCCTACGCCGGTTGCAAG TTCTGCAGGACCCTCGTCACCTGCTATGCAAGCTAATGTTGCCAGCATAGATTGGTCGGGTAGCAGACAAGCTTCCAGAGTTGATTCCTCATCACATGTTGCTCCGCATGCCCATCAGCCTTCTCATAGTTTCGATGCCACTGGAACTGCTTTGGATTCTGCACCGTCATGTAGGCCATGGGAACGCGGAGACTTACTTCGTCGACTGGCAACATATAAGCCTACAACTTGGGCTTCTAGGCCTAAG GCTGCTAGTTCTTTGGCTTGTGCTCGGAGAGGTTGGGTTAACGTTGACATGGACAAAATTGAATGCGAGTCATGTGGTGCACATCTCATATTCAGTACATTGACATCCTGGTCTCCAGCTGAAG TTTCAAATGCTGGAGAAGCCTTTGCCGAGCAGCTTGATGCATCACACCATAATAGCTGTCCCTGGAGAGGCAATAGCTGTGCTGACAGCTTGGTGCAGCTCCACCTAACACAATCAGCCCTTATTGGGGGTTTTAAAGATCGATGTGATGGACTTCTGCAGTTTACTTCCCTTCCAGTGATTGCTTCATCAGCAATTGAGCACATGAGGCTGACCAGGAGTTCCCAGATTGACCGCTTATTATCCCAATCAATTACCTTTTTATCTGGAGAGCTTAGTTACAAAGCAGAGAGCACAACAGGAATTGATATCCAGCAAGATTCCTCTTGTAGCTACTCAAAA GCTAGGAAGCTTATAAGCCTTTGTGGATGGGAGCCTAGGTGGCTTCCAAATGTTCAAGACTGTGAAGAAAATTCAACCCACTCAGCTAAAAATGCAGATTCGGTGGAACCATTTTTTCCCCGTTTTGCTGAACATCAAAAAAATTCATTCTCTGGGTCAGCCAAAAAAGATAAAGGAAAAGGCAAAAGGCCACTCAAAGACTCTGGATGTAGCATGAGATCACCTTTGTTAGATTGTAGCTTTTGTGGCTCTACAGTCAAGATCTGGGACTTTAGATCTGTGTCACGACCTTGTCGTTTTAGTCCAAATAACATTGATGCACCTGAAACAGGCAAGAAGCTTGCTCTGACACGTGGAATTAGCGCTGCCAGTGGGATCAATGAATGGGTTACTGATGGGATGGAAAGAGATCCTGCTGAAGGGCGTGATGAAGAAGCAACAAATGAGGGTAAATCATTATCAAATGCTGGAGTGGACCTGAATCTAACAATGGCTGGAGGATTACCATCAATTCAATCTTCTATACCAATTGCATCTGAGCGTTTCAACGGAGGATTGGGAAGAGATCTGATGATTGGACAACCTACTGGAAGTGAAGTTGGTGATCATGCAACTTCATACGAGTCCCGAGGTCCAAGCTCAAGGAAGCGCAACCATGAGGAAGGTGGGAGCACAGTTGACAAGCCACAGGACAGGCTTCAGCATGCTGATAGCATAGAAGGAAGTGTGATAGATCGTGATGGTGAGGAAGTTGATGATGCTGTGCAAGATTCGGACATCCCGAATAAAAGGTCACGTGGGTTTGATCTATTTGGTTCCTATCTTCCATCTTCTTCTGGAGCTGGTCCCAGTAGAAACTTTTGCTTTGATCCTGATGCGGATGCTGGTAAATTCAGTCACGCTAGAGCTGCAGGTCTAGCCGCTGTTGACAGAGATTCTATGAGGGAATCTTCTGTAGCTGCAATGGATACTGTTCATAGTGCTGATGAAGACTCCATGGAGAGCGTTGAATACTATCCAGGTGATGGTAATGATATTGACATGCCCTCATCTAGTGCACACAGAAATATTGAAATGGATGATGTCTTGGACCTGAACTATAGTAACCAAGCACAGCAAAGTGCATGTGTACAGCCTGCTTCTGGAAGTGATGGAAGGGAAATAGGAGGAAGCAGTACAAATGAAGGGGAGGAAGTCCTTGATGCAGTAACAGCCCCTGCTTTTGCAAGGGATCAACTTAGTGTAGGAATTAGCGGTGGTAGTGTTGGCATGGGTGCTAGCCATGAAGCTGAAATTCATGGAATTGATGTTTCTTTGCAAAGGGCTGAAAGTGTTGTAGGTGATGCAGAACCTAATACTGAGCTAACAGAGACGATGGGTCATACTGGTGAATCAGTTCCTGGACCTGGACTAATGGATGAGTTTGTACCTGATGAAGTTGATCGGCAAGAACCTCATGGAGATAGCCAAGATATGGTGTCTCAGTCAGTCGGCCAAGCTGACAGTGGCTCAAAAATTTATGGTTCCACTAAAGCTGATTCTGTTGAGAGTGGAGAAAAGATAGGAGGGCATGCTGTTGGTCATGCAAGCAGGATGCATCCTTCTCTTTCTTGCAATGCAGGGATGCAGACCGGTTTGGATGTATCTAAAGAGGAAGTGACACAGGCTGGCAAACTATTGATCGCTGATGATGTGCCAATGGGGTTAGATTATGACCCTCAGAATGGATTAG GAGCAACAAATGGAGAAAATGATTTTGAATCAGGACTTCCAGAATTTGATCCTGTTAAGCATCACAACAGTTACTGCCCATGGGTAAATGGAACTGTGGCAGCAGCTTGCTGTAGCAACACTGAATCAAGCTCAAGTAGTTCACCACTTTCTGGCTGGCAATTAACAGTTGATGCACTTGACACATTCCAATCTCTTGGTCAAGCTCAAAATCATGCTATGCGATCTGATTCCGCAGCCTCGTTATATATG GATGATCATGTAACTCCTAACCACAAGCTCGCCAGAAGGGCATCAGTGAGCAGAAGCCATGGGAAATGCTGA
- the LOC127765492 gene encoding putative ALA-interacting subunit 2, with protein sequence MMEEASTSASGGGEAAANGGQRGFPPARSGVFYRFTQQNLPAWKPAMTPGCVITIFLMIGVTFVPVGLVCLHASNHVAEIAHRYDIDCVPNAYKRNRQAYIKDSSISKNCTQEVKVKYLMRAPIYVYYELDNFYQNHRRYVKSRSDKQLRYGQKYTHSSCDPIERNDGLPIVPCGLIAWSLFNDTYGFTRGSTEIKVNRKNISWKSDREHKFGKDVYPFNFQNGSLIGGGKLDPALPLSQQEDLIVWMRTAALPQFRKLYGVIEEDLQADEIITMHIANNYNTYSFGSKKSLILTTSTWLGGKNDFLGYAYLITGSLSLFLTILFALIHVKNPRPHGDANYLSWNRPNSNS encoded by the exons ATGATGGAGGAGGCGAGCACGTCGGCGTCCGGTGGTGGGGAGGCCGCCGCGAACGGCGGGCAGCGGGGCTTCCCGCCGGCGAGATCGGGAG TGTTCTATAGGTTCACTCAGCAGAACCTCCCAGCTTGGAAGCCGGCAATGACACCAGGATGT GTAATAACTATTTTCTTGATGATCGGAGTTACTTTTGTTCCTGTTGGGCTTGTTTGCCTTCATGCTTCAAATCAT GTTGCAGAAATTGCTCACCGTTATGATATTGATTGTGTACCTAATGCTTACAAAAGAAATAGGCAGGCGTATATTAAAGATAGCTCGATTTCAAAGAACTGCACTCAAGAAGTGAAG GTTAAATACCTTATGAGAGCACCAATTTATGTGTATTATGAACTCGACAACTTCTACCAGAATCATCGcag GTATGTCAAAAGTAGAAGTGATAAGCAACTACGCTATGGGCAGAAGTACACACATAGTTCATGTGATCCTATTGAAAGGAATGATGGCCTTCCAATTGTTCCATGTGGCTTGATTGCCTGGAGCTTGTTCAATGACACTTATGGATTTACCCGTGGATCCACGGAAATAAAGGTCAACAGGAAGAATATTTCATGGAAAAGTGACCGGGAGCATAAGTTTGGCAAGGATGTATATCCTTTTAACTTTCAGAATGGATCCTTAATTGGGGGAGGAAAACTTGACCCTGCTTTACCA CTGAGCCAGCAGGAAGATCTTATAGTGTGGATGCGTACGGCTGCTCTTCCCCAATTTCGAAAGCTCTATGGTGTCATTGAAGAGGATCTACAGGCTGATGAAATCATTACGATGCACATAGCAAACAATTACAATACCTACAGTTTTGGCAGCAAGAAAAGCCTAATTCTTACAACATCAACCTGGCTAGGTGGCAAGAATGACTTTCTTGGATACGCGTATCTTATCACTGGCTCCTTGAGCCTTTTCTTAACCATTCTCTTTGCTCTGATTCACGTGAAAAATCCAAG GCCACACGGTGATGCCAATTACCTATCATGGAATAGGCCAAACAGCAATAGCTAA